A single window of Eucalyptus grandis isolate ANBG69807.140 chromosome 1, ASM1654582v1, whole genome shotgun sequence DNA harbors:
- the LOC104446615 gene encoding uncharacterized protein LOC104446615 produces the protein MTRQKTKNPSPTTSHQVVLRSAPADRRERLLGTPPPTPSGARRARLAEVAGGSAAECAAIWCCCPCAIADFVLLAVYRVPAGLCRRALRKRRRRRLTRQVAFASKRGARSGKKRASGHDGADDDDDDDDDDGRTPRHR, from the coding sequence ATGACCCGCCAGAAGACCAAGAATCCATCGCCGACCACGTCGCATCAGGTCGTGCTCCGGTCCGCGCCGGCCGACCGCCGGGAGCGGCTCCTGGGCACTCCCCCGCCGACCCCCTCGGGCGCCCGCCGCGCCCGGCTCGCCGAGGTGGCGGGCGGCTCCGCCGCCGAGTGCGCGGCCATCTGGTGCTGCTGCCCCTGCGCGATCGCCGACTTCGTCCTGCTCGCGGTCTACCGGGTCCCCGCGGGGCTGTGCCGCCGCGCCCTGAGGAAGCGCCGCCGGCGGAGGCTGACGAGGCAGGTGGCGTTCGCGTCCAAGAGGGGAGCGAGGAGCGGCAAGAAGCGCGCGTCGGGGCACGATGgggccgacgacgacgacgacgacgacgacgacgacgggaGGACGCCCCGCCATCGGTGA